Proteins encoded in a region of the Coffea eugenioides isolate CCC68of chromosome 4, Ceug_1.0, whole genome shotgun sequence genome:
- the LOC113768949 gene encoding uncharacterized protein LOC113768949: protein MHLLLMHLHYKTSKRNDELKEAQTIEVATKIANGELEIGRGLNQIGTLKRAGDTRWGSHLDSISSLLKMFNATCVVLSNIAANGGDANFALNQLLSFEFVFTLHLMKDIMEITHLLCIALQRKSQDILNVMHLVSSTTKLRKNFRDSGWDDFLVKVKLFCEQHQIDIPDMNAQYIARRGRSRSHHDEISVEHYYRVDIFLATIDYQLQELHSRFNDHTVELFVLSTALDPRNGFRLFKIDDICKLAEKFYPNDFMEQEPVRLRIELQHFELDIPNHPELQELSGIHELCQGLID from the exons ATGCACCTACTTCTAATGCACCTACACTACAAAACAAG CAAACGTAATGATGAATTAAAGGAGGCTCAAACAATTGAAGTTGCTACTAAGATTGCTAATGGTGAACTTGAAATTGGAAGGGGGCTTAATCAAATTGGCACTTTAAAACGAGCTGGAGATACTCGTTGGGGTTCTCATTTGGAttctatttctagtttattGAAAATGTTCAATGCTACTTGTGTGGTTTTAAGTAACATTGCAGCAAATGGAGGAGATGCAAATTTTGCTTTGAATCAGTTGTTATCCTTTGAGTTTGTTTTCACTTTGCATCTTATGAAAGACATTATGGAAATTACTCATCTTCTTTGTATAGCATTGCAACGTAAATCTCAAGATATTTTGAATGTAATGCATCTTGTCTCAAGCACAACAAAACTACGGAAGAATTTTCGAGATTCGGGATGGGATGATTTCTTGGTGAAAGTTAAATTATTTTGTGAGCAACATCAAATTGATATCCCGGATATGAATGCTCAATATATTGCAAGACGTGGTAGATCTCGAAGTCATCATGATGAGATTAGTGTGGAGCATTATTATCGAGTGGATATATTTCTTGCAACAATTGATTATCAATTGCAAGAGTTACATAGCAGGTTTAATGATCATACCGTGGAATTGTTTGTTTTGAGCACTGCTTTAGATCCTAGAAATGGATTTAGGCTGTTCAAGATTGATGATATTTGTAAACTTGCAGAGAAGTTCTATCCGAATGATTTTATGGAGCAAGAACCAGTACGTCTAAGAATAGAACTTCAACATTTTGAGCTCGACATTCCAAATCATCCTGAATTGCAAGAATTATCTGGTATTCATGAGTTATGTCAAGGCTTG ATTGATTAg